GAAAACCGTGACCGACGAGCTGGTTTCGAAGTTGTAATATTTTAAAATAATTATAAACAACATTATGTTACAGGGCATCGTTAAAAATCAGCGGTGCCCTGTAAAATTTTTCTTGCTAAACCGTTTTAATCTGATAGTATCACCGGCTTGAACAGGCTTATTGAAGCCTGACAAATACAAACCTTCGGAATCAGAAAGATTTTGAAGGATAGAAAGGGTGAGGCAATTTGAAAGAGATTGAAGTCCGCGTCATTGACAACGACTTGGAAAAGGCCATGAAAATTCTGAAGAAGAAGATTCAGAACGACGGCCTGTTCAAACGGTTGAGACTCAGAAAAACCTATGAAAAACCGAGCGAGTTCAAGCGACGCAAAGAGCGTGAAGCCATGCGACGGCAGCGCATCGCCGAAGTCAAACGACGCCGCTACCGGTAATTGTTTCACAGCAGGATTTATTGTTTAAAAACCCGGTCATTACCTT
This genomic window from Thermodesulfobacteriota bacterium contains:
- the rpsU gene encoding 30S ribosomal protein S21, with product MKEIEVRVIDNDLEKAMKILKKKIQNDGLFKRLRLRKTYEKPSEFKRRKEREAMRRQRIAEVKRRRYR